One segment of Rubripirellula amarantea DNA contains the following:
- the guaA gene encoding glutamine-hydrolyzing GMP synthase gives MATETLSGETAPAESLTEQRIVVLDFGSQYAQLIARRVRDQNVYCQILRHDITAERIAELAPKGIILSGGPASVYQDGAPRCDPALFKLGIPVLGICYGMQLTCDALGGKVAKTTTREYGPANCTVQMQNELFADLPSEMDVWMSHGDQISSVAESFETLASTPTCPHAAIRHRELPVFGIQFHPEVTHTPLGGKLLENFVVGVCGCEATWHLSDFAEAVIEHVRETVGDRRVICGLSGGVDSSVVAALLYKAIGSQLSCILVDNGLLRKNEQQLVIKEFSEHFKTDLHVVHAEDRFMASLAGISEPQEKRRRIGHDFIECFKAEALNIKDAHFLAQGTLYPDVIESGADPDGPAATIKLHHNVGGLPEELGFELIEPLRDLFKDEVRRLGLELGLPENLVWRHPFPGPGLAVRCLGEVTREKLAVLREADAIVVEEIEKAGLYRQTSQSFAVLLPVQSVGVMGDARTYDNAVAIRSVDTSDFMTADWSRLPYDLLGRMSSRIINEVNGVNRVCYDISSKPPATIEWE, from the coding sequence ATGGCCACTGAAACCCTGTCCGGTGAAACCGCTCCTGCTGAAAGCCTGACCGAGCAACGCATCGTCGTTCTCGACTTCGGTTCGCAGTACGCACAATTGATTGCTCGCCGCGTGCGAGATCAAAACGTCTACTGTCAAATCCTTCGCCACGACATCACCGCCGAGCGAATCGCGGAACTCGCTCCCAAAGGAATCATCTTGTCGGGCGGTCCGGCAAGCGTTTACCAAGATGGTGCTCCGCGATGCGATCCAGCTTTGTTCAAGCTTGGCATTCCCGTCCTTGGAATTTGCTATGGCATGCAACTGACCTGTGACGCGTTGGGTGGCAAGGTTGCCAAGACGACGACTCGAGAATACGGGCCCGCCAATTGCACCGTGCAGATGCAAAACGAACTCTTCGCTGACTTGCCGTCGGAGATGGACGTTTGGATGAGCCACGGTGACCAGATCTCTTCAGTTGCCGAATCCTTTGAGACCTTAGCTTCGACACCGACTTGCCCTCACGCTGCGATTCGGCACCGCGAGTTGCCTGTCTTTGGAATTCAATTTCATCCGGAAGTCACTCACACACCGCTAGGCGGCAAACTGCTCGAAAATTTCGTGGTGGGAGTTTGTGGCTGCGAAGCAACGTGGCACCTGAGCGATTTTGCGGAAGCAGTCATCGAGCATGTTCGCGAGACGGTAGGCGACCGACGCGTGATTTGCGGACTCTCGGGTGGAGTCGATTCATCTGTTGTTGCGGCATTGCTTTACAAAGCCATTGGATCCCAACTCTCTTGCATCCTGGTCGACAACGGTTTGCTGCGAAAGAACGAACAGCAACTCGTCATTAAAGAATTCAGCGAACACTTCAAGACTGACCTGCACGTCGTCCATGCCGAAGATCGCTTCATGGCTTCGCTGGCCGGCATCTCGGAACCGCAAGAAAAGCGTCGACGAATTGGCCATGACTTCATTGAGTGCTTTAAGGCGGAAGCATTGAATATCAAGGACGCGCACTTCCTTGCTCAAGGCACCTTGTATCCAGACGTGATCGAAAGCGGTGCCGACCCCGATGGTCCCGCTGCGACGATCAAACTGCATCACAATGTTGGCGGTCTTCCCGAAGAACTCGGCTTCGAACTGATTGAACCACTGCGAGACTTGTTCAAAGACGAGGTCCGCAGACTGGGATTGGAACTTGGATTGCCAGAGAACCTGGTTTGGCGTCATCCGTTCCCGGGCCCAGGCTTGGCGGTACGCTGCCTCGGTGAGGTCACGCGAGAGAAATTAGCAGTGCTTCGTGAGGCCGACGCGATCGTGGTGGAAGAAATCGAAAAGGCCGGTCTTTACCGCCAAACAAGCCAATCCTTCGCGGTTCTGTTGCCAGTGCAAAGCGTTGGCGTGATGGGTGATGCCCGCACTTACGACAACGCTGTCGCGATTCGTAGTGTCGACACGTCCGACTTCATGACAGCGGACTGGAGTCGCTTACCCTACGACTTGCTGGGCCGTATGAGTTCACGAATCATCAATGAAGTTAACGGGGTCAATCGAGTTTGCTACGACATCAGCAGCAAACCGCCCGCCACGATCGAATGGGAATAG